The window TTCCGCACCCTGCTGACCGCCGCCGCCGTGTCTGCCCTCCTGGTCGGTGGGGCCCAGGCCCAGACCGCCCCCCGGGCAAAGTCGGGGCTCAAGGCCCTGTTCGCCGGCAAGCCCGCCGCCCCCGCTGCGCCGGCGGCCGTGCCAGTCTCGCCCGAGGCCGTTGCCGTCGGCCTGCGCGACAAGGCCCTGCGCGATCACCTGGCCTGGGACATCACCGAGGACCTGACCACCAATATCGGCCCGCGCCTGGTCGGCTCGCCGGCCATGGAAAAGGCCAAGGACTGGGGCGTCGCCCAGTTCAAGGCCCTCGGCTTTACCAACATCAAGGTCGATGAGTTCGCCAAGGTGTCCTGGACGCGCGGCGAGGAAAGCGCCTGGCTGATGGCTCCCTATGCCATGAACCTCAACCCCGTGGGCCTGGGACGCACCGTCTCGACCCCGCCGGAGGGCGTCGAGGCCGAGGTGGCCCTGTTCAGGACCTATGCCGAGATGATCGCCGCACCGGAAGGCGCGCTGAAGGGCAAGATCGTGGTCATTACCCAGCCGATGGTCCGCGCCCAGGACGGGGCCGGCTATGGCGTGGCCGGCATCTCGCGCCGGGCCGGTCCGGTGGAAGCCGCCAAGCGCGGCGCCGTGGCCCTGCTGATCCGTTCGATCTCGACGTCGGACTCGTCGGTGCCCCATACCGGCAGCACGGCCAATGGCGAGGGCGTCGTGACCATCCCCGCCGCCGCGATCGGCGTGCCGGAAGCCGAGCAGCTCGAGCGCCTGTCCGCCAAGGGGCCGCTGCGCATCAAGCTGAAGCTGCAGTCGAGCTTCGATCCCAAGGACGTGGCCTGGAACATCTCGGGCGACATCCAGGGCTCGGAAAAGCCTGACGAAATCATCGTCATCGGCGGCCACCTCGACAGCTGGGACGTCGGCACGGGCGCCCTGGACGACGCCACCGGCATCGCCATCACCACGGCCGCCGCCAAGCTGATCGGTGACCTGCCCAGGCATCCCAAGCGCACGATCCGCGTCGTGATGTGGGGCTCGGAAGAAAGCGGCGGTTCGTCCGACGCCTATCTGGCCGCCAACAAGGACGGGCTGTCCAAGATCGTTCTGGCCGGCGAGAGCGACACCGGCGCGGACCGCATCTACAGCCTGCAGGTTCCGGCCGGGTCGCTGGACCATCCGGTGATCAAGACCGCGACCCGCGTGCTGATGCCGCTGAAGATCTATCTGGATCGGGCTCCGGCAGCCGGTGGCGGGGCCGACATCAGCGGTATCGAAGGCGCCGGCGTGCCGGTGATCAATCTCAACCAGGATGCCAGCCGCTATTTCGACTACCACCACACGGCCGATGACACCCTCAACAAGGTCGATCCGGTGCAGCTGGCCCAGAACGTGGCGGCCTGGGCGAGCTTCCTCTATCTGGTGGCCGACAGCGACATCGACTTCCGGGCCCTGAAGCCGGCGACGCCGGCGGCGCGCTGACCTCTCTCAGGCGGTTGTCCCCGAGGGCCTGGCCGGTCCGAGGCCCCGGGGGTGAGTCAAATGGTCCCATCGCCGCTTGAGATGAACCTTATTTGCTCATCCACAGGTTTCAAGGATGGTCATTTCAGGCGCGTTGGGGTCTGCGAAACCCGCAGCAAGCCCCTGTCTATCCGTTCTGCAGCAAGGGGTTGCGCCCCGGCGACGGGCGCTTTGGGCCTTACAGCCCTTGGTTGCCAAGGCGTAACCTGATCGGGCGCCTGTTATGACGACATTAACGACCTTCTGGTCCTTCTAGAGGTCCATACGCAGCCTGGCATGACACCGACTTCGCTTCCTCCTGAGCAAGCCGCCCGTGTCGGGATTTCGTTTGATCAACTGTAGTACTGGATCGTGGAGGACGCTTATGCCCGCTGTAGTGCGGGGGGGACCGCCTAAGCCTAGGCGCCCTCGGGCCGAAGTGCCCGCAAGTCCGAATAAGGCTCGTTCGGCTCCGCCCAAGGGCGCGCAGCCGGCCGCCAAACTGCGCGCCGCCAAGGGCGTGGGCTTGTCGCCCGCGTTCGCCTTGAGCGTCGCCGGCGCGGCTCTGGGGCTTGGACTTGTTGTGATGCTCGCGACCGGCCATCGGGCCGAGCGCCTGGTCACGGCTGCCCGCCAGGGCGTCGACGGCGAGTTCGCCACGGCCGGTTTCAAACTGAAGACCCTGCACGTCCAGGGGGCGTCCACCCAGGCCGACGCTGACATCCGCCGCGCCTCGGGCCTTTATCTCGATCAGCCGACCCTGGGCCTGGACCTGGCGGAGATCCGCCAGCGCGTCGAGACCGTGGGCTGGGTCAAGGAGGCCCGGGTCGTGCGCCTCCTGCCCGACACCGTGGTGATCGCCGTCGAGGAGCGTCCTGCCCTCGCCGTCTGGCAGAGCGGTGGCCGCATGCGCGTGATTGACGGCGAAGGCCGGGTGATCAGCGAGGCCGATGCCGCACGCTTCCCGCAACTGCCGCTGGTGGTGGGGCAGGGAGCCGACCAGGCCGCCGGCACCATCCTGCCGGCCGTCGCCGCCCGGCCGCGCCTGCGCGATCGGCTCGAGGCTCTGGTCCGGGTCGATGACCGGCGCTGGGACCTGCGCCTGAAGGATGGGTCTCTGATCCAGCTACCGGCGATCGACGAAGAATCCGCCCTGATCCAGCTGGATCAGTTGGACCAGAGACAACGAATCCTGGATCTGGGGTTTGCGCGCATTGATCTGCGCGATCCCGAGATGGTGGCTGTGAGACCCCGCGATGCGGCTCTGCCCGGGCAGACCGTGGCCGGTGGGGCGTAGGGATATGGTGTTGGGGTGCCGATAGCGATGTCGCGACTGGAAGATCGGAAACAGGCCCGCGATGGCCTGAAGGCGACGCTGGTGCGTCAGCCTGCGGTCGCGGCTGTCGATCTGGGGGCCTCCAAGGTCACGTGCTTCATCATGAAGGCCGACGGCATTCATCGTGACAACCGCACCCTGACCACGGCCGGCGTCGGCTATGTGCAGTCGCGCGGCGTGCGCGGCGGGGCGATCGTCAATCTGGACGAAGCGGCCCAGGCCATCGCCCAGGCCGTCGAGCGGGCCGAAACCGTGGCTGGCCTCAATGTTCAGGGCGTCAGCGTCTGCACCGCCGGCGGCCAGCTGGCCAGCAACCGCGTCCATACCCAGGTCTCGCTCGGGGCCCGACCCATCGCTGACGGCGACCTGTCGCGCGCCATCGCCTCGGCCTTGGCCCAGGTCAAGATTCCCGGTCGTAAGCCGATCCACCTTCTGCCCATCGCCTGGTCGGTCGACGGCCAGCGCGGCATTCGCGATCCGCGGGCCATGTTCGGACGCTCGCTGGGCCTGGAACTGCTGGTCGTCTCGATCAACGAAAACGTCTTCCACACCCTGGCCCACTGCGTCGAGCGGGCTCACCTGTCCTTCGAGGGCGTGGTCGCCGCTCCCTTCGCCTCGGCCCTGGCGGCCCTGGAGGAGGACGAGATGGACCTCGGTGCCGTCTGCATCGACATGGGCGGCGGTTCGACCTCGGTGGCGGTGTTCAACAATGGCGCGCTCTGCCATGTCGACAGCCTCGCCGTCGGCGGCGGGCACGTAACTCAGGATATCGCCCGCGGCCTGCAGACCTCGGTCGCCGGGGCCGAGCGCATCAAGACGCTGCACGGCAGCGCCATCGCCTCGGCCAATGAAGACCGCGAGATGATCGAGGCCCCGCCACGCGGTGACGATCCGGGTGCCGGTCCGGTCATCGCGCCGCGCAGCCTGCTGAAGGGCATCATCCAGCCCCGCGTCGAAGAGACCCTGGAACTGCTGCGCGAGCGCCTCCGGGCTTCGGGTGCCCCGGTCGAACCTGGTGCCGGCATTGTCCTGACTGGCGGTGCCAGCCAGCTGGCCGGTGTCCGCGAAGTCGCCGTCCGGGTCTTTGATCGTCCGGTTCGTCTGGGCCGCCCGCGCCGGGTGCCGCACCTGGCCGATGCGGCCTCGGGTCCGGCCTTCTGCGCGGCGGCCGGCGTGCTGCACCGCTCGGCCTTCGGACCGCGCGAAGTGGTCTCGCCCAAGGCCCTGGCTGCGGCCGCCCTGCGCAAGCGTCCGATGGACCCCAATGCCAGTCCGATGGCCAAGGCCGCCGCCTGGCTGCGCGACAATCTGTGACGACCGACTCGCGCCATCAGGCCCGAAAGTCCGGTCAAGCTCTCGGGCCGGCATGAATTAGGAAATCGCGGCGTTCCGTCGCATCAAGTCTCCAGAACCCTTTGCGTGCCAAGAGATTCTGCCGAGCCAGGACAAATTGTGCTCAGGCAGCGCTCGACCTGTCCCCGACTCATATTATGCAGTTAACCGCCGATTAACGATGGTGGTTGTTCTGTTAACCCAATCGTCGAGGCGTTCCCGACGGTTGAATCGCCGGGGTCCTGTTTGACGATTTCGGCGTAAGGTCGCGAGGGTTCCATGGCTATTTCTCTTTCAGCGCCGCGCACCACTGAACTGAAGCCCCGTATCGTCGTGTTCGGCGTCGGTGGCGCGGGCGGCAATGCCGTCAACAACATGATCGAGGCAGGCCTCGAAGGTGTTGAGTTCGTGGTCGCCAATACTGACGCGCAGCAACTGCAGTTCGCCAAGACCGACCGTCGTATTCAGCTCGGCGTTCAGGTGACCCAGGGGCTCGGCGCAGGTGCGCACCCCGAGGTCGGCATGAGCGCCGCCGAGGAAAGCTTTCCCGAGATCGGTGAGCATCTGGACGGTGCCCACATGGTCTTCATCACCGCCGGCATGGGCGGCGGCACCGGCACCGGTGCAGCCCCGATCATCGCCAAGTGTGCGCGCGAACGCGGCATCCTGACCGTCGGCGTCGTCACCAAGCCCTTCCACTTCGAAGGCCGTCACCGCATGCGTCTGGCCGATGCCGGCATCGGTGAGCTGCAGCGCTATGTCGACACCCTGATCGTCATCCCGAACCAGAACCTGTTCCGTGTCGCCAATGAGCGCACGACCTTTGCTGAAGCCTTCGGCATGGCCGACCAGGTCCTGCACTCGGGCGTTCGCTCCATCACCGACCTGATGGTCCTGCCGGGCCTGATCAACCTCGACTTCGCCGACGTCCGCACGGTCATGACCGAGATGGGCAAGGCGATGATGGGCACCGGCGAGGGCACCGGCGAAGACCGCGCCCTGATGGCCGCCCAGAACGCCATCGCCAATCCGCTGCTGGACGAAGTCTCGCTCAAGGGTGCCAAGGCCGTGCTGGTCAACGTGACCGGTGGCATGGACATGACCCTGCTGGAAGTCGACGAGGCCGCCAACGCCATCTCGGACCAGGTCGATCCGGAAGCCAATATCATCTTCGGCGCGGCCTTCGATCCGTCGCTGGAAGGCGTGATCCGCGTGTCGGTGGTCGCCACCGGCATGGATGGGGCCTCCATCGCCCAGATCGAACCCAAGCCGGTCGCTCGCAACACCTCGGCCGCCCCGCTGATCGCCGAGACCTCGCGTCCCGTCCCGCAGCCGGAGCCGGCCCGCCCGACCTCGCGCTACGAGGCCCGTCCTGCCGAACGCCCGACTGCCTATGCACCGGAGCCGGCCTATGAGCCCGAGCCGGAAGTGGTGGATGAAGCGCCCCAGGCCGATCTTTACTTCCAGGAGCCCGTCGTGGCCGAGGCCGCTCCAGAGCCTCGCATCACCACGCCGGCCCCGCGGACTGTGACCCGGATCGTCGATCCGTTGGTCGAGGACGTTGATGA of the Caulobacter henricii genome contains:
- the ftsQ gene encoding cell division protein FtsQ, encoding MPAVVRGGPPKPRRPRAEVPASPNKARSAPPKGAQPAAKLRAAKGVGLSPAFALSVAGAALGLGLVVMLATGHRAERLVTAARQGVDGEFATAGFKLKTLHVQGASTQADADIRRASGLYLDQPTLGLDLAEIRQRVETVGWVKEARVVRLLPDTVVIAVEERPALAVWQSGGRMRVIDGEGRVISEADAARFPQLPLVVGQGADQAAGTILPAVAARPRLRDRLEALVRVDDRRWDLRLKDGSLIQLPAIDEESALIQLDQLDQRQRILDLGFARIDLRDPEMVAVRPRDAALPGQTVAGGA
- the ftsZ gene encoding cell division protein FtsZ; translation: MAISLSAPRTTELKPRIVVFGVGGAGGNAVNNMIEAGLEGVEFVVANTDAQQLQFAKTDRRIQLGVQVTQGLGAGAHPEVGMSAAEESFPEIGEHLDGAHMVFITAGMGGGTGTGAAPIIAKCARERGILTVGVVTKPFHFEGRHRMRLADAGIGELQRYVDTLIVIPNQNLFRVANERTTFAEAFGMADQVLHSGVRSITDLMVLPGLINLDFADVRTVMTEMGKAMMGTGEGTGEDRALMAAQNAIANPLLDEVSLKGAKAVLVNVTGGMDMTLLEVDEAANAISDQVDPEANIIFGAAFDPSLEGVIRVSVVATGMDGASIAQIEPKPVARNTSAAPLIAETSRPVPQPEPARPTSRYEARPAERPTAYAPEPAYEPEPEVVDEAPQADLYFQEPVVAEAAPEPRITTPAPRTVTRIVDPLVEDVDDAPLYTEQHYADRQPAKSGGWMSLFGGGRQRYDQQPAPPQQPQARTASGGRTAAQPLEAQQLDEGEDLEIPSFLRRLAN
- the ftsA gene encoding cell division protein FtsA → MSRLEDRKQARDGLKATLVRQPAVAAVDLGASKVTCFIMKADGIHRDNRTLTTAGVGYVQSRGVRGGAIVNLDEAAQAIAQAVERAETVAGLNVQGVSVCTAGGQLASNRVHTQVSLGARPIADGDLSRAIASALAQVKIPGRKPIHLLPIAWSVDGQRGIRDPRAMFGRSLGLELLVVSINENVFHTLAHCVERAHLSFEGVVAAPFASALAALEEDEMDLGAVCIDMGGGSTSVAVFNNGALCHVDSLAVGGGHVTQDIARGLQTSVAGAERIKTLHGSAIASANEDREMIEAPPRGDDPGAGPVIAPRSLLKGIIQPRVEETLELLRERLRASGAPVEPGAGIVLTGGASQLAGVREVAVRVFDRPVRLGRPRRVPHLADAASGPAFCAAAGVLHRSAFGPREVVSPKALAAAALRKRPMDPNASPMAKAAAWLRDNL
- a CDS encoding M20/M25/M40 family metallo-hydrolase encodes the protein MFRTLLTAAAVSALLVGGAQAQTAPRAKSGLKALFAGKPAAPAAPAAVPVSPEAVAVGLRDKALRDHLAWDITEDLTTNIGPRLVGSPAMEKAKDWGVAQFKALGFTNIKVDEFAKVSWTRGEESAWLMAPYAMNLNPVGLGRTVSTPPEGVEAEVALFRTYAEMIAAPEGALKGKIVVITQPMVRAQDGAGYGVAGISRRAGPVEAAKRGAVALLIRSISTSDSSVPHTGSTANGEGVVTIPAAAIGVPEAEQLERLSAKGPLRIKLKLQSSFDPKDVAWNISGDIQGSEKPDEIIVIGGHLDSWDVGTGALDDATGIAITTAAAKLIGDLPRHPKRTIRVVMWGSEESGGSSDAYLAANKDGLSKIVLAGESDTGADRIYSLQVPAGSLDHPVIKTATRVLMPLKIYLDRAPAAGGGADISGIEGAGVPVINLNQDASRYFDYHHTADDTLNKVDPVQLAQNVAAWASFLYLVADSDIDFRALKPATPAAR